TCGTCGCCGATTTCGAAGATCCGGTAGGTCTCCTGCGACCAGATCACCGTGCCCTGCGTCAGGTCGGTGTCCCAACTGCCGACCTTTGCCACCTCCTGCGCCGCCGCCAGGCGGCCCCGTTCGTGCTCCAGTTGCCGCGCCAGTCCGCGCAGGCTCAGCTCGCTCTCGCGCAGATCGGTCTCGACCTGCAGCCGCCGCTGCTCGCGCTGCTCGGCCGCGAGCGCGAACGACAGGTTGTCGGCGAGCGATTGGAACAACTGCACCTCTTCGTCATCGAAGAACCCGGGCGTATCGCAATAGATCCCGAGCACGCCCACCGGCCGGTCATCGACCTTGAGCGGGAAGGCGGCAGACGACCGGTAGCCGCGGGCGGCGGCATCGTCGCGCCACAGCTCATAGGACGGGTCCGACAACGTGTCGTTGCACACTGCCGGCGCGCCGGTTCGAAACGCCACCCCCGACGGACCGCGACCGGCGGGTTCATCGAGCACCGACACCCGGATGGCGTCCAAGTAGCCCAGGTCCGCGCCGTATCTCGCCACCGGCACCAGGGCCTGGCCATCGTCACCGAGCCGGCCCACCCACGCCATGCGCAGGCCGCCTTCCACCACCGCCACCCGGCACGCCTCGTCGAACAACGTCTGGATGTCGTGGCTGCGGAGGATCAGTGAGTTGATGCGACTGGCCGCGGCATAGACGCGACTCAGCCGCTGGACCCGTTGATCCGCGGACGGCAGAGGACTCATCGCGGCTCCTGGAGCGCCTTGCGGACGATCTTCAGCAAGGCATCGGCGCTGTACGGCTTGGGCAGAAAGAGCGAGACGCCGGCGGCCGCGACGCCGGCGACGCGGCCGGTGGTATTGAGACCGCTGGCCACGACGATCCGGACCTGCGGGTTCATCCCGAGCAACGCCTGGATCGCCGCCGGCCCGTCCATCACCGGCATCATTATGTCGATGATCACCGCGGCGATCTCGTGGCGGCGCATGGCATACACGGCGACTGCCTCGGCGCCGTCGGACGCCAGGACGACGCGATAGCCGAACGCCTCCAGCGTCTGCCCCGTGATCTGCCGCACCGCTGCCTCGTCATCCACCACCAGCAGCAACTCGCCCTGGCCGCGCGGGAGCTCGGCGTGTTCGGCCGGCCCGGGCGCCGACGCGGCCGCCTCGCTGACCGGCAGGCAGAGCCGGAAGGTCGTGCCCAGGCCCGGCTCGCTATAGGCGCGGATGAACCCGCCGTGGCTCCGCACGATCGCCAGCGAGGTCGACAGGCCAAGGCCGGTGCCCTTGCCGACTGCCTTGGTGGTAAAGAACGGCTCGAACACCTTGTCGAGCGATTCGGGCGAAATGCCGGTACCGGTGTCGGCGACCGTGATCTCGACATACGGGCCCGGCGCCACCTCGCCTTCGAGCGCCGCGTACTGCGCGTCGAGCGTGACCTGGCGGGCCGACATTTTCAACGTGCCGCCGCCGGGCATGGCATCGCGCGCGTTGACACACAGGTTGATGAGGACCTGGTGCAACTGCGTCGGGTCGCCCGCGACCAGCGGCAGGTTGGCCTCGCTCGAGTTGATTACCTGGATGTTCTTCGGAAACGCGTCCTTGACGATCTTCTCGATATCCTGCATCAGTGGCGCCACACGCACCTGGACCCGCTGGCCGTCGACGCCGCGGGCGAACAACAGGACCTGCTTCACCATGTCAGCGCCGCGGTGGGCGCTGGCATTGATGGTGTCGAGCATCTCCAGCTTGACGGGGTCGCCCTCGCCCTCGCGCAGCAGGCTGATGCTCATCATGATCGGCGCCAGCACGTTGTTCAGATCGTGCGCAATGCCGCCGGCCAGGGTCCCGATGCTCTCCATGCGTTGGGCCCGGAGGAACTGCTGCTCCAGCTTGCGGCGCTCGGTAACGTCGGTCTCGATCATCAGCACGGCTTGCGCGTCGCCGCCGGCATTGCGGACCAGGGTCCACCGGCAGTCCATGAACAGCGTCTCGCCGGCCTTGGTCTTCCTCCGGAGCTCACCCACCCACTCCCCATGCAGGTGGAGGGTCTCGAGGGCGTGGTCACGCGTGCCTGAATCCGGCTCGAACAAGTCCAGCGTCGATTGCCCGAGTGCTTCCGCGGCGCTCCACCCGAACACCCGTTCGGCGCTCTTGTTCAGATAGGTGATGCGGTGTGACAGGTCGCGAACCAGAATGGCGTCCCGGGCCTTGTCGAGCAACTCGGCCTGCTGCTCGAGACGCGCGCGCACCGCCGTGGCCTCGGTTTCAGCGCGTTCGCGGCGAATGGCCTCGGCCAGCACGTTGGCCATCGCCTGCAGGAACAACGTGTCGTCCGCCGAGAAGGGACCAGGGCCGGCCACCATCCTGAGCGTGCCGCCTTCCGCGCTGAGCGCCCGGACTTCGGCCACGGGAACGGAGAGGGTCGTCGCCACGGCCTGCACCGCGAGGTCCGTCAGGTGCGCGGTGCTCGCGCCGGCCAGCGCCCGCTGTCCGAGCGCGGCGAGCGCGGCCTGCTGGCGGGCCTGTCTCTGCGTTTCCTGGGCGCGCCGCCGAAGGTCCGTGATGTCGCGGGACGACCCGGCGACATAATCCACGCGGCCGTGGCCGGTCGCCACCGGGTGGAAGATGTACTCGTACACACCAAACGTCCCGTTCGCAAAGGTGAGCGGCGTCTCGTCCCTGATCGCATGGCCGGTGCGGAAGACTTCCTGGATTTGACCATCGAGCCTGGCCGCGACCTCGGCGGGGTATTGAAGGTCGCCAAAGGTCTTCCCCACGACTTGTTCGAGACCAAGCCCGAACATCGTGAGCAGCGCCTGGTTGGAGTAGACGAACCGGCCGTCGCGATCGAAGACGTAGATGAAGTCGCTCAACGACGACAGCGCCACGTCGAACACGCGCTGCTGCTGGCGCGCGAACCCTTCGGCGGCCAGCAACCGGCGATCGAGCATGGCCGCCACCAGTGTCGTTCCCAGCAGCACCATCGCGGCGATTACCAGCGTGCCGGACAACCCGTGCGGATCAAGCCCGCCTCCGGGCGTCCAGGTCCCCGGGGATTCGATGACGTAGAAGCTGGCCGCCAGCATGCCGACGAAATGCATGCCGCAAATGCCGCCGCCCATGGCGAGCGCGGAGGCGGCGCGGCGCTTCATGCGGTGCGGCCCGAGGTCGTCGCGATAGGCGTAGGCGAACGCCAGCGCGGCCGTTGAGGCGATGACGGCGATCAGGAGCGACGCCGTGAACAGGAGGGGCGAGTACTCAATCCTCGCGGGCAGGTCCATGGCGGCCATGCCGGTGTAGTGCATCGCCGCGATGGCCAGGCCCATCACCACGCCCCCGGCCAGGATCATGGAGCGCGTGAGGAGCGGACGGCAGACCAGCCACAACGACAGGGCCGACGCCGCAATCGCAATGACGATCGAGGCCGCGACCAGGTCGAGGCGATAGACCATGGGCACGGGCAGCGTGAAGGCCAGCATGCCGGTGAAGTGCATGCTCCAGATGCCGAGGCCCATCGTGGACGCCCCGCCCAGGCGCCACAAGAGACGGGCGATCCCGGTCGAGGCCGTGACGCGTCCCGCCAGGTCGAAAGAGACATACGACGCCACTACGGCGATGACAAGGGAGAGAACTACGAGGAGCGGGTCGTAGGAACCGGTTAGCGAGGCGCCGGGAGTGAGGTCGCTCATGGCGGGCGGCTGGAGTATTCATTGTCGCAGGAAGCGTGCAAGGCCAGACATATTCCTGTGGCCGAGGTAGGGCGGCGGCGGTCAATTTCTGCTACTCTGAGCGCAAGCAGGCCCTTCGCCAGCAGGCGCCGGCTCCCCGAGGTAGTAGCGATGACTCACAACGGCCAGCGTTTGCGCGGTCTCTGGGTGAGCGTGTGTGCGACCCTGTCGCTGGTCGCCCTGCCGGGCCCGGCGGCGGCACAGAACCCGACCCCACAGGCATCCGGCGGTTTTCAGGCTCCAGCCAGCCCCGACTTCATGCTCGGCCGTCCTCGGGCCAGCGTGGGCGTGCGGGGTGGATGGGTGTTTGCCAGCGCCGGGTCCGACATCTACGACTTCGTCACCGATCAACTGACGGTCGAGAAGTCGTCGTTCAACGCGCCAGGCTTCGGCGCGGAAGTCGGCGTCAACCTCACGCCGCGCCTCGACCTCATCGCCGGCTTCGACCTGGCCAAGTCCACGACCCCGTCCGAGTACCGCAAGTTCGTGGACAATCGCAACCTGCCGATTCAGCAGACCACCTCGCTTCGCCAGTCGAACGTGTTTGCCGCGATCAAGTTCGCGGTGCTGCCCCGCGGGCGCGCCGTCAGCCGCTTCGCCTGGATTCCGTCCACCATCGTCCCCTACGTGGGCGCCGGCGGCGGGCTCGTCAACTACGACTTCCAGCAGCGCGGCGACTTCGTCGACTTCAGCGACAGCCGCGTGTTCACCGAGTCGTTCCGGTCGCACGGCTGGACGCCCACCGCGCACGTGTTCGGCGGCGCCGACATCAAGGTCTACAAGCGGATGTTCATGTCGCTCGAGGGACGTTACGTCTGGGCCAACGCCAAGCTCAGCGCCGACTTCATTGACTTCGACCCGATGGACCTCGGGGGAATCCGGTTTGGCGCCGGACTCCACCTCGTGTTTTGAGCGGAGACCGACCATGACAACGACACTGCTTCTCGCGTTCTCACTGGCGGCCGGCGTCGCGCACGCCCAACAGACCGCCCCGCCGCCGCGACCGGCCACCGCCCAGGTTGACGCGCGCTTCGCCAACTGGCTTGGCTGCTGGCGCCTCGAAGACGACCTGGCCGGCACCGGCGCGCGCCTCTGCATCACGCCCGACACCCCGGGTGTCCGGCTGGACACCGTGGTCGCCAAGATCAACAGCGCCACCGAAATCCTGCGGACCGATGGCGTGGCGCGGCCGATCACCGACGCCGAGTGCAAGGGCAGCGAGCGCGCCGAGTGGTCGCGCGATGGCCAGCGCGTGTTCCGCTACACCGACGTCACCTGCGGCGCCGAACCGGCGCGCAAGGTGACGAGCATCGCGTTCCTCATGAGCGGGCCGTCGTGGATCAACGTCCAGTTCGTGGAGGGCGGCCCGAACAAGACGGTGCGCGTCCAGCGCTACCGGCGGGCCCTCGACCAGAAGCTGGCCGACGGTTCACTCGCCATGCAAGTGGTCGTCTCAGCAACCCGCGCGTTGACCGAGGCCGACACGCTCTGGAACGTGGACGATGTGATCGAGGCCAGCGGCAAGGTGCCGGCGGAAGCCGTGCAGGCGGCCGTGGCCGAAGCCAAGGGCCGCTTCGTGATCAACAAGAAGACCCTCGTGGCCATGGCTGACGCCGGCGTGGCGGAGAACGTCATCGACCTGATGATCGGCCTGGCCTATCCCGAGCGCTTCGTCGTCCAACGCCTCGGCAGCGGCATGGCCTCAGCCCCCGTCGGCATCTCGATGGGCGGCGGCTACTACGATCCGTTCATGTCGCCGATCATGTTCGGCGGCGCCTACGACGATTGCTATGGCTACGGCTACCGCAGCTACTACTCGTCGTGCGGGTACTATTCGCCGTACTCGAACTACTACCCGTATAACGGCTACGGCTACGGCTACTACTACCCGAACAGCGGCGGATGGGTGATCGTGGACAACGGGACGGGTACTGGCACCGCCACGCCGGCGCCCGAGGGCCGCGTCGTCAACGGCCGCGGCTACACGCAGGTGCGGCCGCGCGACAACGAGCCGGCACCGGTGCGGACGAGCGGTAACGGTAACGGCTCCAGCGCCGGATGGTCCGGCAGCAACGGCGGCAGCGACACCGGATCGAGCGGCGTGTCGTCGCAGGGATATTCGGGCGGCTCGTCCGGATCCAGCGGCGACTCGGGCGCCCGCACCGCCGTGCCGCGTCCGCCCGGCGGCGGACTCTAGCCACCGCGAACTGGAGTAACCTGCCAAGGCCTGAGGGCATCGTAGCCTTCAGGCCTTTGGTCTTTTTGAAGCCTTTCTCAGAATCTCAGGAGAGCGACGCATGAGCACTGGTCCCTTGGCGATTGGCACGGATGCCCCCGACTTCGAGGCACAAACCACTGACGGTCCGATCCGCTTTCACGAGTGGCTCGGCAGTTCCTGGGGCGTGATCTTCTCGCACCCCAAGGACTTCACGCCGGTCTGTACCACGGAACTCGGCTACATGGCGCGCATCAAGCCGGAGTTCGACAAGCGGCACGTCAAGGTGATCGGCCTCAGCATCGACCCGGTTGATCGGCACGACGGCTGGGCGAAAGACATCGCCGAAACCCAGGGCACGGCCCCCAACTTCCCGATGATCGGCGACACCGACCTGAAGGTCGCCAAGCTGTACGGCATGTTGCCCGCCGACGCCGGCGAGTCCTGCGAGGGCCGCACCGCGGCCGACAACCAGACGGTGCGCAACGTCTACGTGATTGGCCCCGACAAGAAGATCAAGCTGGTGATCTCCTACCCGATGAGCACCGGCCGCAACTTCGACGAGGTGCTGCGCGTGATCGACTCGATGCAGCTCACCGCGAAGTACAAGGTCGCCACGCCGGTGAACTGGAAGAATGGCGACGATGTGATCATCCTCGGGTCGGTGAACGACGAAGAGGCCAGGAAGACGTACCCGCAGGGATGGAAGGCGCTGAAGCCGTACCTGCGCATCGTGCCGCAGCCAAAGGGATGACTCCCCGGCTGCTCGGTTGCGTCGTGACCCTCGCGGTGTGCGGGCTCTCGCCCGCCGCCGCGCAACGTCCCTCCACCGACTGGCCGCAGTGGCGCGGCGCCAATCGCGACGGCGCCGCCACCGCGTTCGCGGCCCCGGCGTCATGGCCCGACGCGCTCAACCTGAAGTGGAAGGTCGAGGTCGGCCTCGGCTACTCCGCCCCCATCATCGTCGGGGATCGCGTCTACGCCTTCGCGCGGCAGGGCGAGCACGAAGTGATGCGCGCGCTCGACGCGGCCTCCGGCAAGACGGTGTGGGAAACCAAGTACGTCGCCACCTTCACAGCCAACCCGGCGGCCACGCGGACGCACGGCACGGGGCCGAAATCCACTCCCACCTTTGCCGACGGCCGGCTCTACACGCTGGGCATGAGCGGCATGGTCACGGCGTTTGACGCCGCCACCGGCACGCAGGTCTGGCAGACGCCGCCACCGCCGGTGGAGCCGCTCTATCACACGGCGATGTCGCCGTTGATCGACCGCGGCCTGGCGATTGTGCACGTCGGCGGCCACGGCAGCGGCGCCCTGACCGCGTTCGACGCGCGCACCGGCGAGGTGAAATGGAGCTGGAACGGCGACGGCCCGGCCTACGGATCGCCGATGGCCGTGGACGTGGCCGGCACCCGCCAGATCATCACGCTCACGCAAGACAACCTGGTCGGCGTGTCGGCGGCCACCGGCGCCCTGCTGTGGCGCCGGCCGTATGCGGTCCGCGCCACGCGCAATGCCGTGACCCCCATCGTGTTCGGCCAGACCCTGATCATCTCCGGGCTCGGCATGCCGGTCACCGCGTTCCGCCTGATCAACCGCGGCGGCGAGTGGACGTCCGAGGATGTGTGGGTGAACAACGACGTCACCATGGACATGAGCACCGGCGTGGTGATTGGCAACACGCTGTTCGGATTTTCACCGCGGAACAGCGGCCAGTTCTTCGCGGTGGATGCCAACACCGGCCAGACGCATTGGCTCTCGGCGCCGCGCCAGGGCGAGAATGCGGCGTTGGTGAAGGCGGGCGACCTGTGGTTCGCGCTCGAGGCCGACGCGGAGCTGGTCGTGGCGCGCGCCAATCCCAAGCAGTTCGAGATCCTGAAGCGTTACACGGTGGCGAACAGCGCCACGTGGGCGCAGCCGGTGCTCTCGGGGCAGCGCATCTTCGTCAAGGACGTGAACTCGATCTCGCTTTGGAGCTTGCAGTAGTCCGGCTAAAGCCGGACGCTACATCGGGATGTGGCGTCCGCCTTTAGGCGGACCTACGGGTTCTGCAACACCGCCACCACCGAGATCGGAGCAATCGCCCCGTCGGTGATGGTGATGTACATCACCTGCAGGTTCGGGTCGCCCGTCGGCGTGAGGAAGTGGTAGTCGTCGATATAACCTTCGGCGCCCGCGTCCATCTGATCCCCGTTCGGCCACAGGAACACGACGTCCCTCGCCGAGGTCTGCGCCTCCCAGTCTTCGAAGTCCACGACCGTCGGCGAGCCGCTCACCGAGCCGTCGGCGTAGATCAGCTTCTTCGGCCCGAGGAACGGCAGGTTCGACGTGCCGCGGCCCGTGCTGATCGACGGATCCCCGTAGTAGAGCCGATACCGCGCGCCGCCGCTGTGAAACGGAAATGCGGCCTGCGCGCTCGTGAACAGTTTCGGGCAGCCGTTGTCGCGATACTGCACCACCCACTTGGCGCCGTCCCACACCGCGTAGCCGTGGTTCTGCTGGTAGTCGGAACAGCCGGTGACGCGATCCGACGTGAACACCATGAACGAACCGGCCGCCATGTCCCAGTGCGGTGAGTCAAGGGTGGGCCAGGCGACCTTGAACTGGCGCGAGTGGGTGATGCGGCTGTTGCCGTTGACGTCGCCATCCACGGCGATCGCCACCGTCGGCTCGCAACCACCGCCCGAGGAATAGTCGGCCGCCGTGCGGCACGTCGTTTCGGCGCCGGCGTTGAAATCGAGACCGTAGTAGCCGTCCTTGCTGTCGATCCACATCGCGCGCGTGCGGCCGTCGGCGCCCTGCGCCTCGAAGAACAGGCGCACGAACCCGCCGCGCTCGCGCGCGACCGGCACGCCCTGCCCCGTCGCCATGTTGGTCACAAGCGCGGCTGCGGTCGATGGCCCGATCAGGCCGCTCGACCCCGCGCGGCTGGTGAAGGTGAGGTAACTATCCGGGTTGGCGGCGTCGGCCGGGCCCGAAGCGACCGCGACCGACAGTTGCGACTGGCGGTTGGACGCCATGGGGCCGTAGTACAGCTGCACCCGATTGGCGAGAGCTCCCGCGTCGGGACCGAACCGCGTGGCGCTCAACCGGGCGTTGCCGTCGCTCACGGCCTTGGTCAGCCCGCTGACGGTGTTGCCCGCCCCCCGCAGCTGCCAGTACTCAGGATCGGTGTCGGCACTCGCGCTCGCCGAAGAACTGAATGCGGAACACGCCTCGTTTGCACACGACTGCACGGTGACCGAGTAGGCGGTGGCCGCCTTCAATCCGGTCAGCGTGAGGCCGGTGGCCGTTGACGCGGCGGTGGCCCTCACCGCCGTGTTCTGCACGGCCTCCCTGGCGGCCACTTCGAAATGGTGGACCTGCTCGCCTGCCGCCGGTGACCACGTCACGATCAGCTGGGACGACGAGTAGATCACCCGGCCGCCGACGGTGGCTGCGGCCACCGTGGCCACCGACACGATGGTTGGCGCCGCGTCCGCGGTGGCGGCGGTCAGCAACAGTCCAGTTAGGAATCCGAGCGTGATGTGGCGCATTGACGGGTTTGACCGGGTCATCGGCGGAAAAGGTAAATCCGTTAAAAGCCGAACGTCGCATTGTATGCTTCCCCCTCCGGAGGACCTACATGGACCGCAAGACCGCGCAGGATTTCGACCAGGAACTGCTTCTCATCTTCGACCAGTACGTGCACGGCGCCATCGATCGCCGGGGCTTTCTCGATCGGGCCACCAAGTTCGCGATTGGCGGCGTCACCACCGGCATGCTGCTCGACTCGCTGAGCCCGAAGTTCGCCGAGGCGCAGCAGGTGCCGAAAGACGACAAGCGCCTGAAGACCGAATACGTCGAGATTGCCTCGCCCAACGGCTACGGCAAGATCAAGGCGTACCTCTGCCGGCCGGCCAACGCCACCGGCAAACTGCCGGGCATCGTCGTCGTCCACGAGAACCGCGGCCTGAACCCGCACATCGAAGACAT
This genomic interval from Vicinamibacterales bacterium contains the following:
- a CDS encoding PQQ-binding-like beta-propeller repeat protein produces the protein MTPRLLGCVVTLAVCGLSPAAAQRPSTDWPQWRGANRDGAATAFAAPASWPDALNLKWKVEVGLGYSAPIIVGDRVYAFARQGEHEVMRALDAASGKTVWETKYVATFTANPAATRTHGTGPKSTPTFADGRLYTLGMSGMVTAFDAATGTQVWQTPPPPVEPLYHTAMSPLIDRGLAIVHVGGHGSGALTAFDARTGEVKWSWNGDGPAYGSPMAVDVAGTRQIITLTQDNLVGVSAATGALLWRRPYAVRATRNAVTPIVFGQTLIISGLGMPVTAFRLINRGGEWTSEDVWVNNDVTMDMSTGVVIGNTLFGFSPRNSGQFFAVDANTGQTHWLSAPRQGENAALVKAGDLWFALEADAELVVARANPKQFEILKRYTVANSATWAQPVLSGQRIFVKDVNSISLWSLQ
- a CDS encoding fibronectin type III domain-containing protein, which codes for MRHITLGFLTGLLLTAATADAAPTIVSVATVAAATVGGRVIYSSSQLIVTWSPAAGEQVHHFEVAAREAVQNTAVRATAASTATGLTLTGLKAATAYSVTVQSCANEACSAFSSSASASADTDPEYWQLRGAGNTVSGLTKAVSDGNARLSATRFGPDAGALANRVQLYYGPMASNRQSQLSVAVASGPADAANPDSYLTFTSRAGSSGLIGPSTAAALVTNMATGQGVPVARERGGFVRLFFEAQGADGRTRAMWIDSKDGYYGLDFNAGAETTCRTAADYSSGGGCEPTVAIAVDGDVNGNSRITHSRQFKVAWPTLDSPHWDMAAGSFMVFTSDRVTGCSDYQQNHGYAVWDGAKWVVQYRDNGCPKLFTSAQAAFPFHSGGARYRLYYGDPSISTGRGTSNLPFLGPKKLIYADGSVSGSPTVVDFEDWEAQTSARDVVFLWPNGDQMDAGAEGYIDDYHFLTPTGDPNLQVMYITITDGAIAPISVVAVLQNP
- a CDS encoding MHYT domain-containing protein, translated to MSDLTPGASLTGSYDPLLVVLSLVIAVVASYVSFDLAGRVTASTGIARLLWRLGGASTMGLGIWSMHFTGMLAFTLPVPMVYRLDLVAASIVIAIAASALSLWLVCRPLLTRSMILAGGVVMGLAIAAMHYTGMAAMDLPARIEYSPLLFTASLLIAVIASTAALAFAYAYRDDLGPHRMKRRAASALAMGGGICGMHFVGMLAASFYVIESPGTWTPGGGLDPHGLSGTLVIAAMVLLGTTLVAAMLDRRLLAAEGFARQQQRVFDVALSSLSDFIYVFDRDGRFVYSNQALLTMFGLGLEQVVGKTFGDLQYPAEVAARLDGQIQEVFRTGHAIRDETPLTFANGTFGVYEYIFHPVATGHGRVDYVAGSSRDITDLRRRAQETQRQARQQAALAALGQRALAGASTAHLTDLAVQAVATTLSVPVAEVRALSAEGGTLRMVAGPGPFSADDTLFLQAMANVLAEAIRRERAETEATAVRARLEQQAELLDKARDAILVRDLSHRITYLNKSAERVFGWSAAEALGQSTLDLFEPDSGTRDHALETLHLHGEWVGELRRKTKAGETLFMDCRWTLVRNAGGDAQAVLMIETDVTERRKLEQQFLRAQRMESIGTLAGGIAHDLNNVLAPIMMSISLLREGEGDPVKLEMLDTINASAHRGADMVKQVLLFARGVDGQRVQVRVAPLMQDIEKIVKDAFPKNIQVINSSEANLPLVAGDPTQLHQVLINLCVNARDAMPGGGTLKMSARQVTLDAQYAALEGEVAPGPYVEITVADTGTGISPESLDKVFEPFFTTKAVGKGTGLGLSTSLAIVRSHGGFIRAYSEPGLGTTFRLCLPVSEAAASAPGPAEHAELPRGQGELLLVVDDEAAVRQITGQTLEAFGYRVVLASDGAEAVAVYAMRRHEIAAVIIDIMMPVMDGPAAIQALLGMNPQVRIVVASGLNTTGRVAGVAAAGVSLFLPKPYSADALLKIVRKALQEPR
- a CDS encoding peroxiredoxin; the encoded protein is MSTGPLAIGTDAPDFEAQTTDGPIRFHEWLGSSWGVIFSHPKDFTPVCTTELGYMARIKPEFDKRHVKVIGLSIDPVDRHDGWAKDIAETQGTAPNFPMIGDTDLKVAKLYGMLPADAGESCEGRTAADNQTVRNVYVIGPDKKIKLVISYPMSTGRNFDEVLRVIDSMQLTAKYKVATPVNWKNGDDVIILGSVNDEEARKTYPQGWKALKPYLRIVPQPKG